The following proteins are co-located in the Solanum pennellii chromosome 1, SPENNV200 genome:
- the LOC107015352 gene encoding pentatricopeptide repeat-containing protein At1g09190, whose protein sequence is MNRGSREVERRILRLLHGQKTRTQLTQIHAHILRHHLHHSNQLISHFVSICGSLNRMRYASIIFQHFQNPSIFLFNSMIKGYSLCGPYQNSVVFFSTMKRRGIWPDEFTFAPLLKACANLEDLELGQGVHKHVLALGFGRFGSIRIGIVELYSGCGRMTDAKKVFDEMPHRDVIIWNLMVKGYSQSGNVDMGLGLFRQMGERTVVSWNLMISLLAQNGREKEALALYHEMRNVGFEPDEATVVTVLPVCAQLGELDLGRWIHSYAKSEGLYPNLVSVGNALVDFFGKSGDLETAITIFNDMPRKNVVSWNAAISNCAFNGKGELGVQLFDKMLDEGVRPNDSTYVGALACCAHAGLVHRGGDLFDSMIANHGIEPTIEHYGCMVDLLGRGGCLKEAHKLVETMTMEPNAAIWGALVSACRTHGEIELAEYALKELIKLEPWNSGNYVLLSNIYADRGKWEDVEKVRVLMSGNSIKKAPGQSTIV, encoded by the coding sequence atgAACAGAGGGAGCCGAGAGGTTGAGCGGAGGATTCTCCGGCTGCTCCACGGCCAAAAAACTCGAACCCAACTCACTCAAATCCATGCCCACATCCTTCGCCACCACCTTCACCACTCTAACCAGCTCATCTCCCACTTCGTTTCCATCTGCGGTTCTCTTAACAGAATGCGTTATGCATCCATCATATTTCAACACTTCCAGAATCCCAGCATCTTCCTCTTCAATTCCATGATCAAAGGTTACTCTTTATGTGGCCCTTATCAAAATTCTGTCGTCTTCTTTTCCACTATGAAACGACGTGGCATTTGGCCTGATGAGTTCACTTTCGCCCCTTTGCTCAAGGCTTGTGCTAATCTTGAGGATTTGGAACTGGGGCAAGGAGTGCATAAGCATGTTCTTGCACTTGGGTTTGGCAGATTTGGGTCGATAAGGATTGGGATTGTCGAGCTGTACTCTGGTTGTGGGAGGATGACGGATGCGAAGAAGGTGTTTGATGAAATGCCTCACAGAGATGTCATTATTTGGAATTTGATGGTTAAGGGTTATTCTCAAAGTGGAAATGTGGATATGGGACTTGGTCTGTTTAGGCAAATGGGTGAGAGGACTGTTGTTTCTTGGAATTTGATGATTTCGTTGTTAGCGCAAAATGGGAGGGAGAAGGAGGCTTTGGCACTTTACCATGAGATGAGGAATGTTGGTTTTGAGCCTGATGAAGCTACTGTTGTTACTGTGTTGCCTGTTTGTGCTCAATTAGGAGAACTTGATTTGGGAAGGTGGATTCATTCTTATGCTAAGTCTGAAGGCCTCTATCCCAATCTCGTATCCGTTGGCAATGCATTGGTTGATTTCTTTGGAAAATCTGGTGATTTGGAGACTGCGATTACTATATTCAATGACATGCCTAGAAAAAATGTAGTTTCTTGGAATGCTGCGATATCAAACTGTGCTTTTAACGGGAAGGGTGAATTGGGTGTACAATTGTTTGATAAGATGTTAGATGAAGGTGTGAGACCTAACGATTCGACTTATGTGGGTGCTTTAGCATGTTGTGCACATGCAGGTTTGGTCCAcagagggggagatttgtttgATTCTATGATTGCTAATCATGGTATAGAACCAACAATCGAGCATTATGGATGCATGGTTGATCTTCTAGGTCGTGGTGGCTGTCTAAAGGAGGCTCATAAACTAGTGGAAACCATGACAATGGAACCAAATGCAGCTATATGGGGTGCATTGGTTAGTGCTTGTCGCACTCATGGTGAAATAGAGTTGGCTGAATACGCGCTTAAGGAACTTATTAAACTTGAACCTTGGAATTCGGGTAACTATGTATTGTTATCCAATATTTATGCTGATAGAGGAAAATGGGAAGACGTTGAAAAGGTGAGAGTATTGATGAGCGGAAATAGCATTAAAAAAGCGCCAGGACAGAGCACAATTGTTTGA